A genomic region of Candidozyma auris chromosome 5, complete sequence contains the following coding sequences:
- the BEM2 gene encoding GTPase-activating protein BEM2: MKSIFRKNRRSVALGPRDDSDSRQEYSDQSETRSAVSRSNNLIRSLVIPSYDSTTAEHAWINAAINHPSPLESPESAFKLLRAELKGSILYIYRPPSSLNVRQFRAEATGRNTDSPLPSASSQSSSVATVVGNPKHSRLPSAGRSSTVAGSLPSSQADTSSTSIMSFSMSSRIAPSNASQNPSNNQTAPSVASANTMVPSVLDASPHSNAIKYLDRQVPHPDLHLDSSSNTFMSNSSPEALVHHFLFSEAPSSQSQQTSDHVSHLIVVMPMLPNFKEILAVQFAMLEAIFDGKFGKFSSYKTFVDRCLALFDHIVKQFGGFLLKKTEGSLILKTLQLFDQHAPSNSASAIAFFKSSMLTKQQELLNLVNFDSFTTSQPPDPFYEISSSVFMNDVNLFELASLITELDLKFFKSWNSSNDKSLLLATSIADSSSSDTFFRKNPLVFNNDTQVHYLARLLIFHLFAEDTSNKTGERRARILERWIDLGCLLDKSGNMSSWLGIASIILSQPVLRLKSVWSYVSAEYIKLLRNDWSPVLFELDRRFLATTNENLDINKQGSVLHGEETGELSTSKESYHIMAPRGLGRIYSKDTVIPYFGDLLINNTSHGDLSNFETVWKKVNYSFDRWNDYLKNLSNISDLINYNQDVLRRYNSMGFIISNESLNQVLYLGVHKDEGALPSAASVPKNGASVMTSSETKDSLQKVLLRLLELNEESTSLSDVMACSLKLEPGLPEKYISVPDANANVSDIHKISTLNISSASLNFSSSGFSAFGNADLSESDIDSSSRTKNKETSPDEKLPRFNNQNFKIDLARYDDLVRSSVGTPEYLVEDSHKIVISNELTLRVDDFVPDFETSSLLTSEERLEEDEAINGDDQGLGIDVDDILNSDKFKNLSMAEESREDPSSPSKEKRHRSFGLISHSSNNRASSVRVSKYIPRFATLDVLIDLLLIDSSYFDVRYSIDLTEFRFVFLLNYTSFMTTKELLDSLAHRFVNSGNAVISIMKKRFLLKRGEFDPLMFGKFPNWDIDENVKLTDLGDVDYELLLKIQINILKVLLVLLNNFYTSFAYDLTNKRSMIKFFKLYTNEILQWYNSNKIDQNSDRYFEELVTCYKKLKKLFVKKTYRPMENSKFEEFLTHEFRFTNSLHDVPMNRNLPSHKNVHKIEKFIHKFNKLLTVFYKGINPEDWFKAFDLLENQLENFSLMNYTITKAASEEHVHISNIFTYFDSLRDASDNEFLIAKFPLVFRKLFQLYHKFKCYLYIQLCDPNISVEERLDRMKTLLIMVKISQMKMGDTQFVFEGNSGSIPSCIESAIVHVIYHPASRQLSSLWMKASNALNSSFQDGSHQSSYKDIRSLLPVNLKSSDMLSAHEPLLPCFGWIFELLLEVNKCPNFYRNRINFNKRYLIYKLIKELSVEDADDTHLEAGEFDFLLKLDESLCQSINVNDIMIQDRHKPSLFGPMVKAQLQINEAEAIKKEGRLARDATEDMTGVRSRRQANSTRRHSLNYKTNATSRFKISGLFNRLNNAGNERVVDYRELPDVSSVADLKSKPLHTIYLKDYQIFPVYSLTYCLKLTSETGDVVYLKAPTEDAMRGWSSKLAFANRHWFFSKTLNNKWASPTTTFNIPLETVCSRDREKAPVLLNSIYAAIEKEGLNDVGIYRISTSLSELTALRQEIDRTGTIDFEARHIDVHALTSCVKLFFRELPDPILTDDVIRDLYQLKTDNDLLTDAMSEEDFFAEPFAAMLKKLPHYNYYTIKALTGHLHRITCHSDKNKMTASNLATVIGPALTEASSAESLVSNFGFINFVMEKLICHWTSIFNYVENE, from the coding sequence ATGAAGTCCATCTTTCGCAAAAATAGGCGTTCTGTGGCCTTGGGCCCTAGAGACGATCTGGATTCTCGTCAAGAGTACTCAGACCAACTGGAGACTCGTCTGGCCGTTTCCAGGCTGAACAACTTGATTCGTTCGTTGGTGATACCTTCGTATGACTCTACCACGGCAGAACACGCGTGGATTAACGCAGCTATCAATCATCCATCTCCATTGGAGCTGCCAGAACTGGCCTTCAAGTTACTTCGAGCAGAGTTGAAAGGTTCCATATTGTACATTTATAGACCCCCATCACTGCTCAATGTGCGCCAGTTTCGGGCGGAAGCCACTGGCCGAAACACCGATTCGCCCCTACCGTCGGCGCTGTCTCAATCGTCATCGGTAGCAACGGTCGTGGGCAATCCTAAACATTCAAGACTACCCTCCGCAGGCAGATCCCTGACTGTAGCTGGCTCATTGCCTTCCAGTCAAGCCGACACATCCTCGACTTCCAtcatgagcttctccatGTCCAGCAGAATTGCACCTTCAAATGCTTCCCAAAACCCTTCCAACAATCAAACAGCGCCCTCGGTGGCATCAGCAAACACTATGGTCCCTTCTGTTCTTGACGCGTCCCCTCATAGTAATGCCATCAAGTATTTGGACCGTCAAGTACCTCACCCTGATTTGCACCTCGACTCACTGTCCAATACATTCATGTCCAATAGTTCTCCCGAGGCGCTAGTCCATCACTTCTTATTTTCGGAGGCTCCTTCTTCGCAATCGCAACAAACCTCTGATCATGTCTCTCATTTGATAGTTGTCATGCCAATGCTTCCCAATTTCAAGGAGATCTTAGCTGTACAATTTGCAATGCTCGAGGCGATATTTGACGGAAAATTTGGAAAATTTTCATCGTATAAGACTTTTGTCGATCGTTGTCTTGCTCTCTTTGACCATATTGTGAAACAATTTGGCggctttttgttgaagaaaacagaAGGTTCCTTGATACTTAAGACTTTGCAGCTTTTTGATCAACATGCTCCGTCCAATTCTGCTAGTGCCATtgcctttttcaaatctaGCATGCTTACGAAACAACAAGAACTATTGAATCTTGTTAATTTTGACTCCTTTACCACGAGTCAACCACCAGACCCATTTTACGAAATCAGCTCTTCGGTGTTTATGAATGATGTGAATTTGTTTGAGCTCGCTTCTCTAATAACTGAGCTCGACttgaaatttttcaaatcatgGAATTCAAGTAATGACAAGTCACTTCTTCTAGCTACACTGATTGCCGACAGCTCGTCCTCTGATACATTCTTCCGAAAGAATCCATTAGTGTTTAATAATGACACCCAAGTTCATTATTTAGCACGCCTACTCATATTTCACTTATTTGCTGAAGATACGAGTAATAAAACAGGTGAACGTAGGGCTCGTATTCTTGAGCGCTGGATTGATCTCGGATGTCTACTTGACAAGTCCGGCAATATGTCTTCCTGGTTGGGAATTGCGTCCATAATCTTATCACAACCTGTCTTGCGTTTGAAGTCGGTGTGGTCGTATGTCAGTGCGGAATACATCAAACTCTTGAGAAATGACTGGTCGCCTGTACTATTTGAACTTGACAGGCGGTTTTTGGCGACGACGAATGAGAACCTTgacatcaacaaacaaGGTTCTGTACTTCATGGAGAGGAAACCGGTGAACTACTGACCTCTAAGGAGTCGTATCATATAATGGCACCTCGTGGTCTAGGAAGGATCTATTCAAAAGACACTGTCATTCCGTAttttggtgatcttctcatAAACAACACCTCACATGGCGACCTTTCCAATTTCGAAACAGTTTGGAAAAAAGTGAATTATTCATTCGATCGATGGAATGACTACTTGAAGAATCTATCAAATATATCAGATCTTATTAACTACAATCAGGATGTGTTGCGCAGGTATAATTCTATGGGCTTCATCATTTCTAACGAAAGTCTCAATCAAGTTCTTTATCTTGGTGTCCATAAGGATGAAGGGGCGTTGCCTTCAGCCGCGTCTGTTCCCAAAAATGGTGCTTCTGTAATGACAAGCTCTGAAACTAAGGACCTGCTACAAAAGGTGCTTTTGCGCTTGCTTGAATTGAATGAAGAATCTACAAGTTTGTCTGATGTCATGGCTTGTTCTCTAAAGTTAGAGCCTGGATTACCTGAGAAGTACATATCTGTTCCTGACGCAAATGCCAATGTCAGCGATATTCACAAGATTCTGACCTTGAATATTTCAAgtgcttctttgaatttttcGTCTTCAGGATTTTCGGCTTTCGGCAACGCTGATTTGAGTGAAAGTGATATCGACTCTTCCCTGAGAACTAAGAATAAGGAGACTTCACCGGATGAGAAGTTACCAAGATTCAACAATCAGAATTTCAAAATTGACCTCGCTAGATACGACGACCTTGTTCGCAGCTCAGTGGGCACTCCCGAGTATCTCGTGGAGGATAGCCATAAAATTGTCATAAGTAATGAACTCACACTTCGGGTAGATGACTTCGTGCCCGATTTTGAGacctcttctcttctcacATCCGAGGAGCGgctcgaagaagacgaagcGATAAATGGCGATGACCAAGGACTTGGGATTGACGTGGATGATATACTCAATTCTGACAAGTTTAAGAACCTTCTGATGGCTGAGGAAAGCCGCGAGGACCCCCTGTCTCCATCAAAGGAGAAAAGACATCGCAGTTTTGGCTTGATTTCACACTCATCAAATAACAGGGCTAGTCTGGTCAGAGTATCGAAATATATTCCTCGTTTTGCAACTCTTGATGTTCTTATTGATCTATTATTGATCGATTCATCTTATTTTGACGTGCGATACTCCATTGATCTCACGGAATTTCGCTTCGTATTCCTTCTCAATTACACTTCATTCATGACAACCaaggagcttcttgatagTTTAGCCCATCGCTTCGTCAATTCTGGAAATGCAGTTATTTCtatcatgaagaagagatttttACTAAAGAGGGGTGAATTTGATCCCCTAATGTTTGGGAAATTTCCCAACTGGgacattgatgaaaacGTGAAGTTGACGGACTTGGGCGATGTTGATTATGAATTACTTTTAAAAATCCAGATTAATATTTTGAAGGTTCTTTTGGTTCTCTTGAATAACTTTTACACGAGCTTCGCATATGACTTGACGAACAAAAGATCAATGATTAAGTTCTTCAAATTATATACCAATGAGATTCTTCAGTGGTATAATTCCAACaaaattgatcaaaatTCAGACAGGTATTTTGAGGAGTTGGTAACTTGCTataagaagttgaagaagttgttcGTCAAGAAAACCTATAGGCCTATGGAGAACCTGAAGTTTGAGGAGTTCCTAACTCATGAGTTTAGGTTCACAAACTCATTGCATGATGTCCCCATGAACCGCAATTTACCGAGCCATAAAAACGTTCACAAGATCGAAAAGTTCATTCATaagttcaacaagttgcTTACCGTGTTTTACAAAGGCATCAACCCAGAAGACTGGTTCAAAGCTTTCGATCTTCTCGAAAACCAATTGGAGAACTTTTCTCTCATGAACTATACGATTACAAAGGCTGCTAGTGAGGAGCATGTGCATATCTCGAATATATTCACCTACTTTGATAGCTTAAGAGATGCATCTGATAACGAGtttttgattgcaaaatttCCCCTTGTGTTCAGAAAACTATTTCAGTTGTATCACAAGTTTAAGTGTTATCTTTACATCCAGCTTTGCGATCCGAACATTTCAGTGGAAGAGAGGCTTGATCGGATGAAAACATTATTGATTATGGTCAAGATTTCGCAGATGAAAATGGGAGATACCCAATTTGTTTTCGAAGGGAACTCTGGTAGTATTCCTTCTTGTATCGAAAGTGCTATTGTGCATGTTATCTATCACCCTGCAAGCCGACAACTATCATCATTATGGATGAAGGCTTCCAATGCACTCAATTCATCATTTCAAGATGGCAGTCATCAAAGCTCTTATAAAGATATTCGAAGCCTCTTACCAGTGAACTTAAAAAGCAGTGACATGCTCCTGGCTCAtgagcctcttcttccttgctTCGGTTGGATCtttgagctccttctcGAAGTGAACAAGTGTCCAAACTTTTACAGGAACCGCATTAATTTCAACAAGCGCTACTTGATCTATaaactcatcaaagaaCTAAGCGTGGAGGATGCGGATGATACACATCTCGAGGCGGGAGAGTTTGACTTCTTGTTAAAACTTGATGAATCGTTATGTCAGTCGATAAACGTGAATGATATAATGATACAGGATCGCCATAAACCTTCTTTGTTCGGACCAATGGTGAAAGCTCAGCTACAAATCAATGAGGCTGAGGCAATAAAGAAGGAGGGCAGGTTAGCCAGGGATGCCACGGAAGATATGACGGGTGTCAGAAGCCGAAGACAAGCCAACAGCACGAGAAGGCATTCGCTCAACTACAAAACAAATGCAACTTCGAGGTTCAAAATTAGTGGTTTGTTCAATAGGCTCAATAATGCGGGCAACGAAAGAGTTGTGGATTACCGAGAACTTCCCGACGTTAGTTCTGTTGCTGACCTCAAAAGTAAGCCATTGCACACGATCTATCTTAAGGACTATCAAATTTTCCCAGTTTATCTGCTTACTTACTGTCTCAAACTTACTTCCGAAACAGGAGACGTGGTTTATCTAAAGGCACCAACCGAAGATGCAATGAGGGGCTGGTCCTCAAAGTTAGCATTTGCTAACAGACATTGGTTCTTTTCAAAGACTTTGAATAATAAATGGGCCTCACCTACTACGACATTCAATATACCTCTCGAAACTGTTTGTTCAAGAGATAGAGAAAAAGCACCTGTTCTTTTGAACTCCATTTACGCAGCAATCGAAAAAGAGGGGCTCAACGATGTGGGAATATACCGTATAAGTACTTCATTGTCAGAGCTCACCGCTCTCAGACAAGAGATTGATCGAACTGGAACGattgattttgaagcaagaCACATCGACGTCCATGCACTCACCAGTTGCGtcaaactcttcttcagagaATTGCCCGATCCTATCTTGACGGACGATGTTATCAGAGACTTGTATCAGCTCAAAACAGACAATGATCTCCTCACGGATGCAATgtctgaagaagatttttttgCTGAACCATTTGCAGCtatgttgaagaagttgccGCACTACAATTACTACACTATCAAGGCGTTGACAGGGCATCTCCATCGAATTACGTGTCACAGCgacaaaaataaaatgaCTGCTTCTAATTTGGCCACTGTCATCGGACCAGCACTCACAGAAGCCAGCTCGGCGGAATCGCTTGTTAGCAACTTTGGGTTTATCAATTTCGTCATGGAAAAACTCATCTGTCACTGGACCCTGATCTTTAATTACGTCGAAAATGAATAA
- a CDS encoding membrane insertase OXA1, with translation MSSRLSMALPPVSVRFNSQSSATEVAKQIAESDVSSSASEIQNQLLSVNNAPELTSDTLGYLNSIGMAQGWGPTSLMETYFEYVHVYTGLPWWGTIVACTVLLRVVLLPLFVKAAVNNAKMAPIQPKLKQLMNDASTAESIFEKTNLMKERKDLMKEHGVSLGSSFLSFAQLPFAYGIFQGLRKMAAHPVDGFTTQGALWFTDLSQPDPYLGLQASSALLIVAFFRMGGDTGNAQVNPMFKKYIYVFPVIGFLMTMKLSSAVAIYLTFNTILSLLQGLFFRSKMFRNYYKLPDPPKVPQQQQPANFSEWFADFKKRQRELQQKNAENLNKKLEAERKIRSSSRDGFIKRH, from the coding sequence ATGTCTTCAAGACTCTCTATGGCGCTTCCGCCGGTTTCTGTGCGATTCAATTCACAAAGTTCGGCAACCGAAGTTGCCAAACAAATCGCCGAAAGCGACGTTAGCTCTTCGGCATCGGAgatccaaaatcaactttTATCTGTGAATAATGCTCCAGAGCTCACTTCAGACACATTGGGATACTTAAACTCCATCGGCATGGCTCAGGGTTGGGGACCAACGTCATTGATGGAGACGTACTTTGAGTACGTTCATGTTTACACAGGGTTGCCTTGGTGGGGAACAATAGTGGCATGCACAGTACTTCTAAgagttgttcttcttccgcTTTTCGTCAAGGCTGCAGTCAACAACGCTAAAATGGCCCCAATTCAACCCAAGCTCAAGCAGCTCATGAACGATGCTAGTACTGCAGagtcaatttttgaaaaaacaaacttgatgaaagagagaaaagatCTTATGAAGGAGCATGGAGTGTCTTTGGGTTcctcttttctctctttcgCCCAACTTCCTTTCGCATACGGAATCTTCCAGGGCCTcagaaaaatggctgcTCACCCAGTGGATGGCTTCACAACTCAAGGTGCTCTTTGGTTCACTGATTTGTCACAACCAGATCCTTATTTGGGTTTACAAGCTCTGTCTGCGCTTTTAATTGTTGCCTTCTTTAGAATGGGTGGAGATACTGGTAATGCACAGGTGAATCccatgttcaagaaataTATCTACGTGTTCCCCGTTATTGGTTTCTTGATGACCATgaagctttcttctgctgtGGCAATTTATCTTACCTTCAATACAATTTTGTCCCTCTTGCAGGGCCTTTTCTTCCGAAGCAAGATGTTCAGAAACTACTACAAACTACCAGATCCTCCTAAGGTACcgcagcaacagcagccAGCTAATTTTAGCGAATGGTTTGccgacttcaagaagaggcAACGGGAGTTACAACAAAAGAATGCCGAAAACCTCAATAAAAAGTTGGAGGCTGAACGTAAGATTCGTCTGAGTTCGAGAGATGGATTTATCAAGAGACATTAG
- the SMC6 gene encoding DNA repair protein SMC6 has product MTTSEPDESFGSSDDGYSRKRTFEVDSGQSAEQYMSQLLAQKRRKINDDEDTGDEHEDEDESYRRNKAGYIKKIILKNFMCHDHFELDFGPQMNFIIGRNGSGKSAIITGISVGLGAKATDTNRGSSIKSLIKDGKNTARIIVEIDNDGFDSFERSVYGSKIIVERKLLREGSNNYYIKNESGAIVSTKKKTLDEILQKFFIVVNNPLSFLSQDKAREFIASSTESSRFTHFSEGTNIQSILSNYQDASRNIMALQQRSKSAREYFEEACQKYKECERTYQKYRHSHNLREQSERINGKMYWYNVGVMERRLRKKQEDIDRKFETIQSLHTSRNALETSLSTQEEKLTHLNKEHGAIREKLELRSVELQQAEENASAATRHTQQLRNDLTNYKTEVDDFTKQIEEYSKQIEVEQKKIDEINGGSKDQMKERLTMLKAREQTLTSQRDELHKALTELEDETPELLELNRKLNVVKSQKLSLQDKIRSIQRTKNDKFAAFGPSIQNLLRAIENEVSWHKKPIGPVGCFVSVKKSYSRWSDLINAFLQKTLDSFIVCDEHDRRLLTELMRSRRIFKSIIVRKFESFAYNTTKVPNSVSVLDALEIHVNDVLYTLIDSSNIEETVICDAISSAEQLTRIAEVRSAFCLNDKKSGIRIARGRNGAILRDPVFYSNDLPKLAGKSSSDDNFRRELEELLKEESSIQLKRNNAREALSKRKIELQRSYNEKRQHLKDIQNQIFSTERLVQEEGDYGRIQSLEAQIDKLRNQIKTREGMFVEVAENGKEAKRNEKAKKAIVETARNSRKEIEDQLLSIKMQLASVKEEIDNIKADIEASRVKCEELQSEIKACEDKKAQDESKLADLLEQAQSRCTREVANILPKDTTESITTEYMNIQQAIEESEKSNRKSFEEISDELLEARANKAKCENNLTELENARITLENDLNSRFENLNITIKEKLTRAKSSFEHCLALRGFKGRLEFDFANKKVLTEVQTKDDKETRTVSSLSGGEKSFTQIAFLLSIWKVMKPRVCGLDEFDVFMDSVNRTIAIRLLIHELRSSNAQSIFITPQDITAVGDLRESEDVKIHQIKPPRQE; this is encoded by the exons ATGACTACATCTGAACCAGATGAAAGTTTTGGAAGTTCTGATGATGGCTATTCGCGCAAAAGAACTTTCGAAGTCGAC TCAGGGCAGTCTGCGGAACAGTACATGTCCCAGTTGTTAGCTCAAAAGAGACGTAAAAttaatgatgatgaggatacAGGCGATGAGCacgaagacgaagacgagTCCTATCGCCGTAATAAAGCAGGCtatatcaaaaaaatcatatTAAAGAATTTTATGTGTCACGATCACTTCGAGCTCGATTTTGGCCCGCAGATGAATTTCATTattggaagaaatggctCAGGAAAGAGTGCAATTATCACCGGGATCTCCGTTGGCCTCGGAGCTAAAGCGACCGATACAAATCGTGGATCATCGATCAAGAGTTTAATCAAGGACGGAAAGAATACTGCGCGAATCATCGTGGAGATTGATAATGACGGCTTCGACTCCTTCGAGAGAAGCGTATACGGCTCCAAAATTATTGTTGAACGCAAGCTTTTACGTGAAGGTTCTAACAACTACTATATCAAAAACGAGAGTGGAGCTATCGTGtctacaaaaaagaaaacattgGATGAGATACTTCAGAAGTTCTTCATCGTGGTGAACAACCCTCTTTCGTTTCTCTCTCAAGATAAAGCTCGTGAATTTATAGCAAGCAGCACAGAACTGTCGAGGTTTACTCATTTCAGCGAAGGCACAAACATACAATCAATTCTACTGAATTATCAAGATGCATCTAGAAATATAATGGCTTTGCAGCAAAGGCTGAAGTCTGCTAGAGAATATTTTGAAGAGGCATGTCAAAAGTATAAAGAATGTGAGCGGACTTATCAAAAGTATAGGCATTCACATAACCTTAGGGAACAGTCAGAACGTATAAATGGGAAAATGTACTGGTATAATGTCGGCGTGATGGAGAGAAGGCTACGAAAGAAACAGGAGGATATTGATAGAAAGTTTGAAACCATTCAACTGCTCCATACTTCCAGAAATGCCCTCGAGACGTCATTATCGACTCAAGAGGAGAAGCTCACCCATTTGAATAAGGAGCATGGCGCCATTCGTGAAAAGCTTGAGTTGAGGTCGGTCGAACTACAGCAAGCCGAAGAGAACGCGAGTGCAGCAACAAGACACACTCAACAGCTTCGAAATGATCTTACAAATTACAAAACGGAGGTTGATGATTTCACGAAACAGATAGAGGAATATTCAAAGCAAATCGAGGtagagcaaaagaagattgatgaaatcaacGGCGGTTCCAAAGATCAGATGAAAGAGAGACTCACAATGTTGAAAGCTAGAGAGCAAACCCTCACTAGTCAAAGAGACGAGCTTCATAAGGCTTTGActgagcttgaagatgaaacCCCCGAGCTATTGGAGCTCAACAGAAAATTGAATGTAGTAAAAAGCCAAAAGCTAAGCTTACAAGATAAAATAAGGAGTATACAACGAACAAAGAACGACAAATTCGCTGCATTTGGCCCCTCTATTCAAAATCTCCTAAGAGCAATCGAAAATGAAGTTAGCTGGCACAAGAAGCCTATTGGTCCCGTTGGATGTTTCGTGAGCGTGAAAAAAAGTTACAGTCGATGGTCTGACTTAATCAATGcctttttgcaaaaaacatTGGATTCATTCATCGTCTGTGATGAGCACGATAGAAGGCTCTTGACTGAACTCATGAGGTCAAGACGGATTTTCAAGAGCATAATCGTGAGAAAATTTGAGAGCTTCGCTTATAACACCACTAAGGTTCCGAATTCAGTGAGCGTACTTGACGCTCTTGAAATTCATGTGAATGATGTGCTTTATACCCTCATTGACTCGAGTAacattgaagaaactgTTATTTGTGACGCTATATCATCTGCTGAACAACTTACTAGGATAGCAGAAGTTCGCAGTGCATTCTGCCTCAATGACAAGAAATCTGGCATCAGAATagcaagaggaagaaatggGGCGATCCTAAGAGACCCTGTTTTCTATTCAAATGACCTACCCAAGCTTGCAGGAAAGTCATCGAGTGATGATAACTTCCGAAGGGAGCTTGAAGAATTACTAAAGGAGGAGAGCAGCATTCAGTTGAAAAGGAACAATGCAAGGGAGGCATTAAGTAAACGCAAGATAGAGTTGCAACGCAGCTACAACGAAAAAAGACAGCATCTTAAGGATATCCAAAACCAAATCTTCTCGACAGAGAGACTTGTACAGGAGGAGGGTGATTACGGGAGAATACAGAGTCTTGAAGCCCAAATTGACAAGTTAAGAAACCAAATCAAGACCCGTGAGGGTATGTTTGTTGAAGTGGCAGAGAATGGAAAGGAAGCGAAGCGCAACGAAaaagccaagaaggctATTGTCGAAACTGCCCGTAATCTGCGTAAAGAGATTGAGGATCAACTACTTTCCATCAAAATGCAACTAGCTTCCgtgaaggaagaaatcGACAACATTAAGGCTGATATAGAAGCTAGCCGAGTCAAGTGTGAAGAGCTTCAGAGTGAAATTAAAGCTTGCGAGGACAAAAAAGCACAGGATGAGCTGAAATTGGCTGATCTATTAGAACAAGCGCAAAGTCGTTGCACAAGAGAGGTGGCAAATATCCTTCCTAAAGATACAACAGAATCTATCACGACAGAGTACATGAACATCCAGCAAGCAATCGAGGAATCTGAAAAGAGTAATAGGAAGTCCTTCGAGGAAATCCTGgatgagcttctcgagGCCAGAGCAAATAAAGCTAAGTGTGAGAACAATCTCACAGAATTGGAAAATGCCAGAATTACCCTCGAGAATGATCTTAACTCGAGGTTTGAGAATCTCAATATCACAATCAAAGAGAAACTCACTAGGGCAAAGCTGTCTTTCGAACATTGTCTTGCTCTTCGAGGGTTTAAAGGAAGACTCGAATTTGACTTTGCAAACAAAAAAGTTCTTACAGAGGTTCAAACAAAAGATGACAAGGAAACGCGAACGgtatcttcactttcagGTGGTGAAAAATCTTTTACTCAGATTGCTTTCTTGCTCAGTATCTGGAAAGTTATGAAGCCCCGAGTATGCGGATTGGATGAGTTCGACGTATTCATGGATTCGGTCAACCGTACAATCGCAATTAGGCTCTTGATACACGAGCTTCGTTCGTCGAACGCGCAATCCATTTTCATCACACCTCAAGACATTACAGCTGTTGGTGATCTCAGAGAGAGTGAAGATGTCAAGATTCACCAGATCAAACCACCGAGACAAGAGTAA